The genomic interval TATTCCTGTTTCAAAAATAGATATTTTGTCTTGAAAATGATTAATTCTTACGCTTTCTTGCGCAATTTCAACCATTTTTGGATTAGCCTCAAAAGCAATAACACGATAGCCATTTGCCGCTATAAATAAAGAATGATTTCCAATATTCATTCCACAATCTAAAAAAATTCCTCCTTGAATCCCCATCGAGAGTTTCTTTAAAACATCTTTGAGCATTTCAAATTCATAAGGTTTTTTAGTTCTCCATATAGTTCTTTGAATGTAATCTTCCTCTTTGTAGGGTAGATACATTTTCAGATTATGTTTTGCATCAATCTCTACATTTACTATATTTTCAATTTCCATTTTAAATTCTCCCATGATTATTAATATACATTATGAATCATCATCTAATTCTAATATTGCCCTATAAACTCTCTCACAACATTTCCCATCTCTAAACTCAAAGGTATTCTCTATATTGGATTGGTAGGGTTCTCCGACTTTACAATCATTTTGCAATAAAACCTCTAGTTCTTTAAGCAACTCTTCTTCTGTGGTAACGACAGGACCAAAACCATCTTTGCGGTAATCAAAGTATCCCCTCTGTCCTGAATGATATTCAAGATTAAAAAAATCTTCCTCATCAAATTGATAATATAATACAGGCTTTTTAAGATATGCCATTTCAAAAGCTACACTAGAATAATCTGTAATCATCAAAGAAGATTCGCAAAATAAATTAGAAAGGCTTTGTCCGCAATCTCTACCATTTTGTTTTATATAATCTGGAATTGAAAAGTATTTATTAAAATTCTCACGTGCATTAATATGGGGGAAAAATAAAATAGAATAATGATTAATTGCGGTTATTTCCTGTAGTTGTTTATTCTTAAGTAAGGATGTCCATTTTAAAAAATAATGACTTTGAATAAATTTTTCCTCTGAATCATCTATCTTTAAATACCTCCTCCAAGTTGGCATTATTAAAATTTGTCTTATTTTTGCAATCTTTTGACTATTGAGCAATAATCTATCATGTCTAGGAAGACCCAAAAGCTTGACTTCTTTTTTGCCAAATTTATACCTATTGCCATCATTAACAATGGAATTAAACTCATTTTTAGTTGAAACATTAAATAAATTGATATGTTTGGGGTTTAACCAAGACGATAAGTCATCTTTAATGATTCCATGTTGTAAAAATATAAAATGACATTTTTTAAAATATCTTAAAAAATATTGATCTGCGTGTGAAGAAATGATTTTATTTGCCTTTTTTGCAATTAAGGGAAATTTATACGAATTGAAATCAATCAAATTAAATCCGTCTTTTTGAAGCCTATTCCAATCAAGGGAAGTCTTATCCAAAGCAAAAATAATCTTTTGCTTTGGATAATTCTTAGAAATATAACGATATAAAACCTCTGCACTTTCATCGGCTTCTATGTCACGATCTATAAAAACCCATATTCCATTTGTTTTGCTTTGAGGTATTGATTGCCAAATTAATTCTGTGTTAAGACTTTCAAAATTATCTCCCTTGAAAATAATTTCTGTTTTTTTATCTCCTATAACGACTTCAAGTTTTTGTAAATCTTGAGGGATTACTATCCAAAGTCTTACTTCATAGCAAAAAACTTCAGATAAGTAATTATGCCTCATAATTTTTGTATATTTGGGATAGATTTCTTTGCCATCTAAATAAAGTTTTGCTATTTCATTAATATTTGGAGTAAAATATTTTACAAAAACTTGCTTTTTTATTGAATCAAATTCCCCTACATAGCATCGCTGATAGGGTGGATGCTCGCCTTTAAAACAATTTAAGATTCCAACTTTATGATAAAACCAACAACCAACCAAATTAAAATTTAAAATAACATCTGTATTGATATAATAAAAAACTTTTTTAAGTTTATCCAAATACTCTTGTTTTTGATTATCTATTGACAATAATGAATCGTTATTAATAACTTTCTTAATAATCCAAAAATTTTGATAAAGACAAAAATTTTGAAAATATAAATCTAATGATTTCCTTTGTGATAATATTTTCTGCATTTCCGTCAGCAAGAGTAAGAAGTTTGAAATAGAGGTTAAAAAATTAGAGGTTGAAGAATTATGACCTTTCCTATAATAATATAAAGCCGTTTTTAAGAAGCCTACTTTACCCTCTTTATATAAGAAATCACAATATTGCCAAAGAAACAAAGCGTCTTCAAAGTTATTTTTAAACGCTTCCGATTCATTAAAAACAAGTTTATTTTTATATATTGAAGACAATAGAAATAAAGAGACAGTTGAGCTTTGAACTTCGTTATATAAATTTTTAATATATTCTATTTTATTACCTGATTCAAACTTAAAAGAAGTCGGATGTTTAATGTATTTATTGCCAGAATAAATAATAACATTAGTAAAAATAACAGCAATTCTTTCTTTGATTCTCCCTAAAAACCTATCCACTTCATAGAAATAATCTCTATCCAAGAAGTCATCAGGGTCGGTAAAGGTTACCCAAATGGGCTTGTAGCTAGGATTATGGATTGCTTCGTCCGCTTCGCCTCCTTGCAAAGGCGTAGTGATTTCCGCACTTGACCCCTCAAGATAGCCTAGTTTCTCCTGCAACCATTGAAGCCCTAGATTCCTAGCACTCGCTTGTCCGCCATTTTCTTTATGTAAATAGACGATATTTTCTGGAAATCTTTTTTGATAATTTTTGATGATTTTTGCACTATTGTCGGTGCTACCATCATCTACACAAATAATTTTTATATTGTTTTTGAAATCCAATCTTTGCTTGAGGATAGAGCTGAAATAATCGTCCAAATATTTTTCAACATTATAAACTGCGGAGATGATGTAGTATTCTGCAAAGCCGTGCTTTTTCTTTGGTTTTAAACTTTTTAATTGATTTTCAATCGGGATAATGCGCTTATCTAGCGCGTCTTTAAAGAATGCTTTAGGATTATTTTGTAATTTTCTTAATTTTTTAGGACTCAAAAATGGCTTTAATACATTCATTAATAATTCTCTCTTGATTTACTATTGAAAATAAGACTTTTCAAATCTGCCATTATATATTATAAATTCTTAAAATTACACACCAAATGATTTAAGGGAGAATCACAGGTTGAAATTCATCTTGAGCCCTGCAAAGCAGGGCTAGGCTTAAGCTAATAAGCCTTGACAACAATTATACAAAGCAGTATAATTGCGCACAAGATGAATTTTACGGTTTTCATCTTTGCTCCTTTTGGGGCATAGATTTTGCCGCAGGGTGTGAAGACCTGTGGCAAACACCCTGCAAAATTATACTTCAAAATCCCGCAAATAAATTTTAATCTTTATTAAATAAAACACACGAAGTGCAAGCTTTTTCTTGTTAATCTAAACCCTCTTTTTTGCGAGCTATGATAGGCTTTGCGATTCTTAAATAACCTTTTAGATAGCCTCTAAATAAAGCATTTCTAACACAAATCTATTTCCCACACAAAGAAAATATTTGTATTGAAAAGTCTTATTTTCAATACAAGTTAATTTAAAGTCATAATTTAAGGTAAAAGTTGTGTTTGATTATTGTATCGTAGGAAGTGGGTTGTTTGGTAGCGTTTTTGCCTATGAAGCCTCTAAGAGGGGCAAAAAATGTTTGATGCTAGAAAAACGCAATCACATTGGGGGGAACTGCTACACCAAAACACAAGAAAATGTTAATGTGCATACCTATGGAGCGCATATTTTCCGCACAGATTCTAAGGAAATATGGGACTATGTGCGACAATTTGCGGATTTTAATCACTTCATCAACTCTCCGCTTGCAAACTACAAAGGCGCAATTTATAATCTACCCTTTAATATGAACACCTTTTGCAAACTTTGGAATATCTCCACGCCCAAACAAGCCCAAGACATTATAGAATCCCAAAGAAAAGCCGCACTCAAAGACCTAAAAGGTGCGCCCAAAAATCTGGAAGAACAAGCCCTCTCCCTTGTTGGGATTGATGTGTATGAAAAATTTATCAAAGGCTACACGCAAAAGCAATGGGGCAGAGATTGCAAGGATTTACCAGCCTCCATTATACGCAGGATTCCTGTTAGATTAACTTATGATAATAATTACTTCAATGACCCTTATCAAGGAATCCCAAAAGGTGGCTACACTCCTATCTTTGAAAAATTATTAAAAAATTGTGAAGTGCGGCTAAACGCAGATTTTTTAAAACACAAAGAGCAATTCCAAGCAAAAGCTAAAAAGATTCTATTTACTGGAACGATTGATAGCTACTTTGAATATCGTTTTGGAGAGCTTGAGTATAGGAGTTTGAAGTTTGAAGAAGAGATTTTAGAGATTCCAAACTATCAAGGGGTTGCGGTGGTGAATTTCACAGACGAGCAGACACCTTACACTAGAATTATTGAGCATAAGCATTTTGAGTTTGGCACACAAGAGAAAACGATTATTTCCAAAGAATACCCTCAAACTTGGGATAAGAGCAAAGAGCCTTATTATCCGATTAACGATAGCAAAAATCAAGCACTTTTTGCAAAATATCAAGAACTTGCTAAGCAAGAGCAGAATCTCCTCTTTGGCGGAAGACTTGGCTCATATCAATACTATGATATGCAAGATGTCATCAAAGCAGCTTTAGAGCTTGTTAAGAGGGAGTTTGCGCAATGAATCCTAAAGTCTCCATTGTTATTCCCTCTTTGAACTCTATGTGCTATATAGAGGAATGCCTCCAAAGTGTGCTAAATCAAACCTTGCAAGACATAGAGATTTTGTGTGTAGATGCCAACTCTACTGATGGAACTTTGGAATATTTAAAAGAGCTAGAATCCAAAGATAAAAGGCTAAAAGTTATCATATCAAAGAAAAAATCCTATGGACACCAAATGAATCTAGGAATCAAAGCTGCCAAAGGAGAATATTTAGGAATCGTAGAGAGTGATGATTATATTAAACCTAATATGTATGCAGAGCTTTATAGAATCGCAAAAGAGCAAGAATGCGATGTGGTAAAGGGGGATATGCTAGAGTTTGTGGATAAAAATGGAGAGAGGATATTCACATACACGCGTTTGATAAATTGGACTAAATGTCTTTACCACAGGAATTTAAACGCAAAAGATGTGAGAGTTTTTACTCAAAGTGGCATTATGAATCCAAGCGGGATTTTCAAACTTTCGTTTTTAAGAGAAAATCAAATCTATCATAATGAAAGCTTAGGTGCAGCTTATCAAGATACAGGATTTTGGTTTTTTACCCATTTGCTTGCATCAAAAATATTTTTTGTTAATGAGGCGTTTTATTGCTATAGGCAAGATAATGAAAATTCATCAGTGAATCATATTTCCCTAGAAAAAGCCTTAAATCTAAGCAGAGAGTATGATTTCATTCGCAAAAAACTTGATGATAATCCCAATTTAAAAAATCTTATTTCTCTTGTAAGTTATTTGCGGTTTGGAGGGTATAATTGGATTTTAGGGCGCATTATGGACGCATACAAATTGCCTTTTCTCCAAAGAATCCAAAGTGAGTTTTTAGAGCTTGAAGCTAAAGGTGAGTTGGATTGGAAGTTTTTTGACGCATTTCAAAGAGCCAAACTAGAGCGAATCCTAAAAAACCCACAAGAATTTTATGAAAATGTCTGCTTAAAGCCTAAAGGTGCGGTAGAGAGGGTGAAAAACCAGCTTTCTTATAAATTGGGAACGGAGATTTTAAAAACAAAAAATCCGATGAGAATATTTATTTTAACTTTTAAGCTAAAAAATCTCATAAACCATTGGGGACAACTAGAATCCAAAACCTTAAATTTAGATGATTTTAGTGATTATTACGAGGGACTTAAAACTTGCGAACATCTTTCCTATTCTCTTGGATTCACTTTTTTAAAAGCTTATACAAATTGGTATAAGGGAGAAATTTTACTGCTACCTTTTAAGTTTTATAGAGTTTATAGACAATTTAAAGAAAAAAGGATATAAATGGAAGTTTTGCTATCAATCATCGTGCCTTGTTATAATGTAAGTGCATATATTGATGATTCTTTCAAGTCTTTAATTTCACAAAAAGATATAAAAAATTTTGAAATACTTTTTATTGATGATTGTTCAACAGATAATACTTCGCTAATAATCCAACAATTAATTTCAAAAACAAATGCACCACATATCCATTTCCAGCTAATTAAAAATTCAATCAATGGCGGCTATGGCAAAGCAGTTAATTTGGGTATAAATAAAGCAAATGGTAAATATATTTGCATCTTTGAACCAGATGATATTTTGCCAAGCAAATATTATAGTATTCTATTACAACAAATTCAAAAAAATTCTTTGCAAGCTTGCTTTTATGATACTTATATAGAAACTAGAAATGGAATAAAAAACAATGTAGTAAATTTATACAATCCATATTACATAAAAAATACATTGGATATATTAACAGAACAAGAAATACAAGATAGACTAGCTTTGGGAAATTGTGGAATTTGGCTTGGCATATATTTGAGAGATTTTTTAATGACTCAAAATATCAAGTTAAATGAAAATAGCAAGGGATACGAAGATATTGCTTTTATTGCTTTATTATTTTCACAAATTAAAAAAGTAAAAATTATTCCCGGTGGTGGGTATAGGTATCGGAGAGATAATATCTCTCAAAGTGTCTTAAATTATTCTAACTTCCATAAAATCCTAATTGTTACGAAATATGTCCTAGAGCAAGCGCAGAAAAATCAAAGATATGCCGCTATTTTGGGTTTCTTACTAACTCATTTAAAAACTTATCACGATAAAGCTATTTTAAGCAAACAGAATTTTCTAGTTTCCAATATTAAAGAAATTGCTAGAGAAATCATAGAAAATGCGGAATTAAAATGCAATCACAGAGTTTTAAGATTTATCAAATCTTTACAGAGAGAATTTAATTTGAAAAATATATCTGCTGAAGTTGTTGATAACTATTACCCGATTCATTATGCAAAAACTTTACCACTTTCAGACTATTTAAAAGAAGATTTTTCTATATTGTATAGTTATGCTCACCTTAAATTTTACCTTGCAGCCAACGAAATGAGTGTATTTGACAGCAATATAAACGATATACAAAACGACATCTTGACTTTTTCAAATATACCAGAAAGTGAAAAGGATTTAGAGTTCATTGATTTTATACAATATTTTTTACTACATACACCTTATAGCGTTCTATCAAAAAATTCTATAATAAATAACGATATTTTTTTATTGGCAAGACAGATGAACATTATTCCTTCTGTAAATCCTTATATACATCAAGCAAATTTTTCACTATTCTTAGGCGTTGAAAAATTTGAAGAAATGAGCGACTTTAACGATTTTTCCATAATCAAAGCCTATTATGCTTTATTGGAAAGTCATACCAAATCTTTTGTAAAATATCTTAGACAAAAAAGTATAGCCATCGTAGGCAATAGCCCTTGCGAACTTGGCAAAAATAAAGGAATGGAAATTGATTCGCACGATATTGTTATTCGTTTTAATAATTTTTCTACCGATAAAGAATATATTAAGGATTATGGACAAAAAACAAATATATGGGCTTTAACACCTGCACTCAATTCTATTATGGAAAGAGAAAATATATCATTTGATTTTATTTTATGCGCCCATACCAATAGAAAAACTCCAATTAATCGGTTTAATATACTAAAAAATTGGATATTTTCTGGTGCTAATGTAGCACAAATTCCTTGTATTGATATTTTAATTAAATACGATATAAGAGTTATGTCAATGGGACTAATCGTGGCATTATGGATATTAGAAAATATAAACTTCAAAAAAATGAATTTATATGGTTTTTCACTAAAAGAACAAGAACAAGGTATTACCCACTATTTTGAAGGAGACCCTTCAAAAGGAAAAGTCTTGCCGATACATAAATGGGACCAAGAATCTCAAATATTAGCATCAATAAAACAAATATTAAAGGAAAAATATGCTTAAACACTACATCCATTGTCATCAATCTTTTGATTTATTAAAAGGAGGAAGTGTTGGTTATATCTCATCTTTATTTCAAGGCTTTACAGAGAATAATCCTTTATTCCAAATACAAGAAGATTTACAATGTTGTTTTCTTTTTCCCAATATTGCGACACACGAAAGATTAGAAAATGAAGATTTAGGGTTTGTTTTAGATGCTAGGTTACAATATACACAATACAATAATGAAATAAGTACAAAAACCTCTTTAGACTTGCTTGAAAAAAGACAAAGATTGTTTAGAGAAGTTTTACCAATAACAGAATATTCAAAATTAGACCCCAAGTATATTAGTTCAATCCATATTCACGGAGCCTATAATTTCTTTCCTGTTTATAATAGTCTTACAAAAATGGGTATAGAATCAAGAGTAGTCAAAATTTTAACTACACACAATCCCTATCAACCTACAATGGAAGATATGTATTTATTAAACAGGGCTAGACCATTAGATGAAAATACTAACAAATTGATGTCTTATTATTTTAACGAAAGAGATAAATGGGCTTTTAAGCTTGCTGATTGTCTATTTTTCCCCTCTAAAGAAAGTTTAGAGGGATATTATAGTTTATGGTCTGATTTTGAAAATTTAATCAAAGATAAACAAATATACTTTTGCCCTACTGGCACAACTATCAAAAAACCGATTCTTAGTCAAGAAAATTTAAAATCTCATCTGAATATACCAATTGACGCTAAAATGATTTTATATATAGGCAGATTTATTGATGTCCGAGGATACGACATATTGATAGAAGCAGCACAAACCATACTAAATACTAGAAATGATATTTATTTTGTTGTTGTTGGTGAAAAACAAATCTCCCCCATAACCCACAAACAATGGATACAAATTCCTTTTGTAGATAATCCAAGTGATTATATCAATGCAGCAGATGTTTGTTTGTGCCCCAATAGAGGTAGCTTATTTGATTTGAGTATGATAGAAATTTTATCCTTAGGAACTCCAATAATTTGTTCTTATGTAGGAGGATATAAATGGTTAGAAAACAAGACAAGCGGTGTTCTTTATGCTCTAGCTGGCAATAAAGACTCTCTAATATCTAAAATTTACGAATTTATGGATTTAACCCAAGAAAAGTTATCCAAAATGTCTCAAGACAATAAAATGCTATACAACAATGAACTTTCACTAAAATGTTTTCAACATAACTATTGTGAAACCATCAAAGAAATTTATAAAGATTTTAAAATTAGTAATAAACAATATATGATTTCTTATTGCGAAACAAATCTATTGTGCAATGCTTTATTTCAAAATAAAACTATGCTTGCTTCTGATAAAAAAATCATAGGCAAGACAAAACTGCAAAGAAAAATTGATAAACTAAAGAATAATCCTATGTTATTTATAAAAGATTTTTTCCGAAAAAGGTTTAAGCGATGATACCAAACAACCACGCTAACATAAAAACTTCAGGAAAAAATAATGTTATAGAATTTTGCGATAACTTCAGATTCTTTGATAAAATAAATTGTTCTATATCTGGAGAAAATAACACGATTCAAGTTGGCAATGTAAATATAAACCAAAGAGGCAATCTCAAAATACACATCAATGGAAATAATAATATTGTAAAAATTGATGATGGAGTGATTATAAATCATAATCTATCGCTTTCTTTTTTTGCCGGAGGCTTAGGTGCGATTGCCAATGATTGTTCTATCAAGATTGCTTCCAATACTTTTTTCAATGGAAGCACAAGTTTAATTTGCGGTGAAAAAAATACAAATATCCTTATAGGAGCAGACTGCCTCTTTGCTAACAATATTCGTTTAATCACAACAGATAATCACTCAATCTATGATATTTCAACCCTTAAAAGAGTAAATCAAGCCGGAGATGTGAAATTGGGTAATCATATTTGGGTCTGTGAAGATGTAACTTGTTTGAATAATTCTAGCGTAGCTGATAATTGCGTAATAGCAACAAAATCTCTTGTAACTAAACATTTAACGGATGAAAATTGTGTTTATGGCGGCATTCCTGCAAAAAAAATTAAAAGTAATATCAACTGGGATACACAAATAAAAGATAAATTTATGGGGGGGGGGCACAAGCCGCCTAATACAATAATGAAAAATGCAACTTTTG from Helicobacter ganmani carries:
- a CDS encoding glycosyltransferase family 29 protein, with amino-acid sequence MEVLLSIIVPCYNVSAYIDDSFKSLISQKDIKNFEILFIDDCSTDNTSLIIQQLISKTNAPHIHFQLIKNSINGGYGKAVNLGINKANGKYICIFEPDDILPSKYYSILLQQIQKNSLQACFYDTYIETRNGIKNNVVNLYNPYYIKNTLDILTEQEIQDRLALGNCGIWLGIYLRDFLMTQNIKLNENSKGYEDIAFIALLFSQIKKVKIIPGGGYRYRRDNISQSVLNYSNFHKILIVTKYVLEQAQKNQRYAAILGFLLTHLKTYHDKAILSKQNFLVSNIKEIAREIIENAELKCNHRVLRFIKSLQREFNLKNISAEVVDNYYPIHYAKTLPLSDYLKEDFSILYSYAHLKFYLAANEMSVFDSNINDIQNDILTFSNIPESEKDLEFIDFIQYFLLHTPYSVLSKNSIINNDIFLLARQMNIIPSVNPYIHQANFSLFLGVEKFEEMSDFNDFSIIKAYYALLESHTKSFVKYLRQKSIAIVGNSPCELGKNKGMEIDSHDIVIRFNNFSTDKEYIKDYGQKTNIWALTPALNSIMERENISFDFILCAHTNRKTPINRFNILKNWIFSGANVAQIPCIDILIKYDIRVMSMGLIVALWILENINFKKMNLYGFSLKEQEQGITHYFEGDPSKGKVLPIHKWDQESQILASIKQILKEKYA
- a CDS encoding glycosyltransferase yields the protein MLKHYIHCHQSFDLLKGGSVGYISSLFQGFTENNPLFQIQEDLQCCFLFPNIATHERLENEDLGFVLDARLQYTQYNNEISTKTSLDLLEKRQRLFREVLPITEYSKLDPKYISSIHIHGAYNFFPVYNSLTKMGIESRVVKILTTHNPYQPTMEDMYLLNRARPLDENTNKLMSYYFNERDKWAFKLADCLFFPSKESLEGYYSLWSDFENLIKDKQIYFCPTGTTIKKPILSQENLKSHLNIPIDAKMILYIGRFIDVRGYDILIEAAQTILNTRNDIYFVVVGEKQISPITHKQWIQIPFVDNPSDYINAADVCLCPNRGSLFDLSMIEILSLGTPIICSYVGGYKWLENKTSGVLYALAGNKDSLISKIYEFMDLTQEKLSKMSQDNKMLYNNELSLKCFQHNYCETIKEIYKDFKISNKQYMISYCETNLLCNALFQNKTMLASDKKIIGKTKLQRKIDKLKNNPMLFIKDFFRKRFKR
- the glf gene encoding UDP-galactopyranose mutase, translated to MFDYCIVGSGLFGSVFAYEASKRGKKCLMLEKRNHIGGNCYTKTQENVNVHTYGAHIFRTDSKEIWDYVRQFADFNHFINSPLANYKGAIYNLPFNMNTFCKLWNISTPKQAQDIIESQRKAALKDLKGAPKNLEEQALSLVGIDVYEKFIKGYTQKQWGRDCKDLPASIIRRIPVRLTYDNNYFNDPYQGIPKGGYTPIFEKLLKNCEVRLNADFLKHKEQFQAKAKKILFTGTIDSYFEYRFGELEYRSLKFEEEILEIPNYQGVAVVNFTDEQTPYTRIIEHKHFEFGTQEKTIISKEYPQTWDKSKEPYYPINDSKNQALFAKYQELAKQEQNLLFGGRLGSYQYYDMQDVIKAALELVKREFAQ
- a CDS encoding bifunctional glycosyltransferase/CDP-glycerol:glycerophosphate glycerophosphotransferase; the protein is MNVLKPFLSPKKLRKLQNNPKAFFKDALDKRIIPIENQLKSLKPKKKHGFAEYYIISAVYNVEKYLDDYFSSILKQRLDFKNNIKIICVDDGSTDNSAKIIKNYQKRFPENIVYLHKENGGQASARNLGLQWLQEKLGYLEGSSAEITTPLQGGEADEAIHNPSYKPIWVTFTDPDDFLDRDYFYEVDRFLGRIKERIAVIFTNVIIYSGNKYIKHPTSFKFESGNKIEYIKNLYNEVQSSTVSLFLLSSIYKNKLVFNESEAFKNNFEDALFLWQYCDFLYKEGKVGFLKTALYYYRKGHNSSTSNFLTSISNFLLLLTEMQKILSQRKSLDLYFQNFCLYQNFWIIKKVINNDSLLSIDNQKQEYLDKLKKVFYYINTDVILNFNLVGCWFYHKVGILNCFKGEHPPYQRCYVGEFDSIKKQVFVKYFTPNINEIAKLYLDGKEIYPKYTKIMRHNYLSEVFCYEVRLWIVIPQDLQKLEVVIGDKKTEIIFKGDNFESLNTELIWQSIPQSKTNGIWVFIDRDIEADESAEVLYRYISKNYPKQKIIFALDKTSLDWNRLQKDGFNLIDFNSYKFPLIAKKANKIISSHADQYFLRYFKKCHFIFLQHGIIKDDLSSWLNPKHINLFNVSTKNEFNSIVNDGNRYKFGKKEVKLLGLPRHDRLLLNSQKIAKIRQILIMPTWRRYLKIDDSEEKFIQSHYFLKWTSLLKNKQLQEITAINHYSILFFPHINARENFNKYFSIPDYIKQNGRDCGQSLSNLFCESSLMITDYSSVAFEMAYLKKPVLYYQFDEEDFFNLEYHSGQRGYFDYRKDGFGPVVTTEEELLKELEVLLQNDCKVGEPYQSNIENTFEFRDGKCCERVYRAILELDDDS
- a CDS encoding glycosyltransferase family 2 protein, which translates into the protein MNPKVSIVIPSLNSMCYIEECLQSVLNQTLQDIEILCVDANSTDGTLEYLKELESKDKRLKVIISKKKSYGHQMNLGIKAAKGEYLGIVESDDYIKPNMYAELYRIAKEQECDVVKGDMLEFVDKNGERIFTYTRLINWTKCLYHRNLNAKDVRVFTQSGIMNPSGIFKLSFLRENQIYHNESLGAAYQDTGFWFFTHLLASKIFFVNEAFYCYRQDNENSSVNHISLEKALNLSREYDFIRKKLDDNPNLKNLISLVSYLRFGGYNWILGRIMDAYKLPFLQRIQSEFLELEAKGELDWKFFDAFQRAKLERILKNPQEFYENVCLKPKGAVERVKNQLSYKLGTEILKTKNPMRIFILTFKLKNLINHWGQLESKTLNLDDFSDYYEGLKTCEHLSYSLGFTFLKAYTNWYKGEILLLPFKFYRVYRQFKEKRI